One region of Pseudomonadota bacterium genomic DNA includes:
- a CDS encoding ATP-dependent helicase: MVHGESLALSRLTLTHPSDETAPDTALADDQRRAVLHPSGAARVIAPAGSGKTRVMAARLHHLLVDRGYEADCVTAVAYNKRAASELEARVNGLGARVKTLHALGWEVLRSRGDLKLLNERDVRQRIMRLARIEPQKGRDPLAAWVEALAEVRLGLRAPADVERDRGEALVGFSDFFTRYREALKREGACDHDEQIYGAIEVLLTHPETRRRLQRQCRHLLVDEFQDLTPAYMLLIRLAASPGYQVFGVGDDDQVIYGYLGATPDFLIRYDRYFPGAASHALESNYRCHTEIVDAARRLLARNRKRVAKQITGAAPTSDGGLSVVSVDGADMANRMTETVKMLLAHGHRHQNIAVLSRVNDSLMPVQMGLRAAGVPCDTVVDGGLLERSGVRAALAWLSLASGPERMSGELLGEAMSRPARKMYRATIERVSHTDTLTEQQLKVLAKSLRDWEGDEVMQFVFDLQSLRRLAAQGATTLALLQRLRGSMGLGRDLDTLDHSRSDASGSNHVDQLIALEQVAALHPSPATFEEWVREQLRTPPDRGGVTLSTVHRVKGMEWDVVLIYHATEGLMPHRLCSDVEEERRVFHVALTRGRRMVYVFTERGRPSPFVAEANGEPVTRGPGTSARKEETPTPSSRGRRNEPRGPSRGRRRH; this comes from the coding sequence CGCGTGATCGCCCCCGCGGGCTCGGGAAAGACACGGGTGATGGCCGCGCGCCTGCATCACCTGCTTGTCGACCGAGGATACGAAGCCGACTGCGTCACCGCCGTCGCCTACAACAAGCGCGCGGCCAGCGAGCTCGAGGCGCGGGTGAACGGTCTCGGCGCCCGCGTCAAGACCCTGCACGCCCTCGGCTGGGAGGTCTTGCGATCGCGAGGCGATCTGAAGCTGCTCAACGAGCGCGATGTGCGTCAGCGCATCATGCGTCTCGCGCGAATCGAGCCGCAGAAAGGTCGTGACCCGCTGGCGGCCTGGGTGGAAGCCCTGGCTGAGGTGCGTCTGGGCCTGCGGGCACCCGCTGACGTGGAGCGCGACCGAGGCGAGGCGCTCGTGGGTTTCTCCGATTTCTTCACGCGCTACCGAGAGGCCCTGAAACGCGAGGGGGCCTGCGATCACGATGAGCAGATCTACGGCGCCATCGAGGTGCTGCTGACCCATCCGGAGACACGCCGGCGCTTGCAGCGCCAGTGCAGGCACCTGCTGGTCGACGAGTTCCAGGACCTCACCCCCGCCTACATGCTGCTCATCCGCCTCGCCGCATCGCCAGGCTACCAGGTGTTTGGGGTGGGCGACGACGATCAGGTCATCTACGGGTATCTCGGCGCCACGCCAGATTTCCTGATCCGCTACGACCGCTACTTCCCGGGAGCCGCGTCACACGCACTCGAATCGAACTACCGCTGTCACACCGAGATCGTCGACGCCGCCCGCCGCCTGCTCGCCAGGAACCGGAAGCGGGTTGCGAAGCAGATCACAGGGGCCGCTCCCACAAGCGATGGTGGGCTCTCGGTGGTGAGCGTCGATGGCGCCGACATGGCCAATCGCATGACCGAAACGGTGAAGATGCTCCTCGCGCACGGGCATCGGCACCAGAACATCGCCGTGCTGTCACGCGTCAACGACAGCCTCATGCCCGTGCAGATGGGGCTTCGCGCCGCTGGCGTGCCCTGTGACACCGTGGTCGATGGCGGACTGCTCGAGCGCAGCGGCGTGCGCGCCGCCTTGGCGTGGCTCTCGCTGGCCAGCGGTCCCGAGCGCATGTCGGGCGAGCTTCTCGGCGAGGCCATGTCACGACCCGCGCGCAAGATGTATCGCGCCACCATCGAGCGCGTCTCTCACACCGACACGCTCACCGAGCAGCAGCTGAAGGTGCTCGCGAAATCGCTGCGCGACTGGGAGGGCGACGAGGTGATGCAGTTCGTGTTCGACCTGCAGAGCCTGCGCAGGCTGGCGGCGCAGGGCGCCACCACGCTCGCGCTGCTGCAGCGGCTGCGCGGCTCGATGGGGCTCGGCAGAGATCTCGACACGCTTGACCACTCACGCTCCGATGCCTCGGGCAGCAACCACGTCGACCAGCTCATCGCTCTCGAGCAGGTGGCCGCGCTGCACCCGTCCCCCGCAACGTTCGAGGAATGGGTGCGCGAGCAGCTGCGCACCCCGCCAGACCGCGGCGGGGTGACCCTCTCGACGGTTCATCGGGTGAAGGGCATGGAGTGGGACGTGGTGCTGATCTACCACGCCACCGAAGGATTGATGCCGCATCGGCTCTGCAGTGATGTGGAAGAGGAGCGGAGGGTCTTCCACGTCGCGCTCACCCGAGGCCGACGAATGGTGTACGTCTTCACGGAGCGAGGACGCCCATCGCCATTCGTGGCAGAGGCAAATGGTGAGCCTGTGACACGCGGGCCAGGCACGAGCGCCCGAAAAGAAGAAACGCCCACCCCGAGTTCACGGGGAAGGCGCAACGAGCCACGAGGCCCCTCAAGAGGCCGACGCAGGCACTAG